The Vicia villosa cultivar HV-30 ecotype Madison, WI linkage group LG1, Vvil1.0, whole genome shotgun sequence genome includes a region encoding these proteins:
- the LOC131610365 gene encoding uncharacterized protein LOC131610365: MGNYVSCTLAPPLMRNTKATRVIFPTGEVKQFREIMKAAELMLENPNYFLVNSRSLHISTRFSPLAADEELEFGSVYIFFPMRRLNSVVTGADMAVLFLAANSAAKRLRARKTRVQPDENSEAKESGVENDEKECVPRLSLEGVESGFSYRLSYCRSKKPFLETINEEPIRSR; the protein is encoded by the coding sequence ATGGGAAATTACGTTTCATGCACCTTAGCACCACCATTGATGAGGAACACGAAAGCTACGAGAGTTATCTTTCCAACCGGAGAAGTGAAACAATTTAGAGAAATAATGAAAGCTGCGGAACTTATGTTAGAGAATCCAAACTATTTCTTAGTCAATTCTCGTTCTCTTCATATCTCTACAAGATTCTCTCCTCTCGCTGCAGATGAAGAATTAGAATTCGGAAGTGTTTACATATTCTTTCCAATGAGAAGACTCAACTCTGTTGTTACGGGGGCTGACATGGCGGTGCTCTTTTTAGCGGCAAATTCTGCGGCGAAAAGGTTACGTGCCAGAAAGACACGTGTCCAACCGGATGAGAATTCGGAAGCAAAGGAGAGTGGTGTTGAGAATGATGAAAAGGAGTGTGTTCCGAGGTTGAGTTTGGAAGGAGTGGAATCGGGATTTAGTTATAGGTTAAGTTATTGTAGATCAAAGAAACCTTTTCTGGAAACTATAAACGAAGAACCAATTAGGTCAAGATGA